Proteins encoded together in one Carya illinoinensis cultivar Pawnee chromosome 3, C.illinoinensisPawnee_v1, whole genome shotgun sequence window:
- the LOC122303034 gene encoding receptor-like protein kinase FERONIA: protein MPSSMGSRLNVGGKDVSNINDTGMFRSWSQDEDYIFGKAFGTMPHRSNATIKYTEDTPPYTAPEIIYTSSRTMGKNPNINLQYNLTWIFPVDVGFLYLVRLHFCETQLEVTLENQRVFRIFIYNQTAEEEMDVIHWSGGNGSPVYRDYIVLVPGKSQTKQGLWLALQPNRDVIPKPDYADAILNGVEIFKLNQSDGNLAGPNPEPPMMGLSSTSLEPEKKTAPKNNLSPIMIATGIATGALLAILINICFLAHYQRRRKRSDESGTSLAKSLWVPFSKKWRSTDESISTLPLELCRYFSIVEIKAATNNFDRRLVIGAGGFGNVYKGYVDSGSTAVAIKRLNPSSKQGTREFWTEIHMLSQLRHVNLVALIGYCDDQDEMILVYEYVARGTLRSHLYGNDNPTLTWKQRIQICIGAAHGLNYLHTSAKNMIIHRDVKSTNILLDERLLAKVSDFGLSKLGPTSMSQTHVSTVVKGSLGYVDPEYYRRQKLTEKSDVYSFGVVLFEVLCARPALMPSLPKEQVNLAQWAKKCFHNGTLEQIVDPSLRGEIAFDCLNKFGEVAETCTRDRGIERPTMRDVVWALQFVLKLQENAVKNINVGHGVEDVGCVGLDTGGTQASPSNPRGEVTASDFDDLFSSRGRVLDSRSTWEASSGGKSIQMGWNNSISNSKDESKSGIDQNL from the exons ATGCCTTCATCAATGGGATCGAG GTTAAACGTGGGTGGCAAAGATGTTTCCAACATTAATGATACTGGAATGTTCCGATCTTGGAGTCAGGATGAGGATTACATCTTCGGAAAAGCGTTTGGCACCATGCCTCATCGGTCTAATGCCACGATCAAGTACACTGAGGACACCCCACCATACACTGCACCAGAGATTATATACACTTCTTCTCGTACAATGGGTAAGAATCCTAACATTAACTTGCAATACAACCTCACTTGGATTTTTCCTGTAGATGTTGGGTTTCTATATCTGGTTAGGCTCCATTTTTGCGAGACTCAATTAGAAGTTACGCTTGAGAATCAACGGGTATTTcgtatattcatatataatcaGACAGCTGAAGAGGAAATGGATGTGATCCATTGGAGTGGCGGTAATGGAAGTCCTGTGTACAGAGACTACATTGTGTTGGTCCCTGGAAAATCCCAAACTAAGCAGGGTTTATGGCTTGCACTCCAACCAAACAGAGACGTGATTCCAAAACCGGATTATGCAGATGCAATCTTGAATGGTGTAGAGATATTCAAGTTGAACCAATCGGATGGTAACCTAGCCGGGCCCAACCCAGAACCACCGATGATGGGTCTAAGTTCAACATCCTTAGAACCAGAGAAGAAGACAGCGCCTAAAAATAACCTGTCACCGATTATGATTGCAACAGGAATTGCCACTGGTGCTTTGCTTGCAATACTCATTAACATATGTTTCTTAGCTCACTAtcagaggaggaggaagagatcGGATGAATCTGGTACAAGCTTGGCCAAATCCTTGTGGGTCCCATTTTCCAAGAAGTGGAGGTCCACGGACGAAAGCATTTCAACATTGCCATTAGAACTATGTCGTTACTTCTCGATCGTGGAGATCAAAGCGGCCACGAACAACTTCGATCGTCGATTAGTCATAGGTGCTGGAGGATTCGGCAATGTGTATAAAGGGTACGTTGACAGTGGGTCCACCGCTGTTGCGATCAAACGGTTGAACCCATCGTCAAAGCAAGGGACTCGCGAGTTTTGGACTGAGATCCACATGCTCTCCCAGCTTCGCCATGTTAATCTCGTTGCTTTAATCGGATATTGTGATGATCAAGACGAGATGATCCTTGTGTATGAGTACGTGGCACGAGGTACCCTTCGTTCTCACCTCTATGGAAATGACAACCCTACGCTTACATGGAAGCAACGGATCCAAATTTGCATCGGCGCAGCGCATGGGTTGAATTACCTTCATACAAGTGCAAAGAATATGATAATTCATCGCGACGTGAAATCCACGAACATACTGCTAGATGAGAGGTTGTTAGCGAAGGTTTCAGATTTCGGTTTGTCAAAATTGGGTCCTACAAGCATGTCCCAGACCCACGTCAGCACTGTTGTGAAAGGTAGTTTAGGGTATGTGGACCCAGAGTACTATCGGAGGCAGAAGTTAACAGAAAAATCTGACGTGTACTCATTCGGGGTGGTGTTGTTTGAGGTATTGTGTGCTAGGCCAGCATTGATGCCGAGCCTACCCAAGGAGCAAGTGAACTTGGCCCAATGGGCCAAGAAATGTTTTCATAATGGGACCCTTGAGCAGATCGTTGACCCGAGTTTGAGAGGTGAGATTGCATTCGATTGTCTTAACAAGTTTGGGGAGGTTGCAGAAACTTGTACACGTGATCGAGGAATCGAACGGCCAACAATGAGAGATGTGGTGTGGGCCCTTCAGTTTGTACTTAAACTTCAAGAAAACGCTGTGAAGAATATCAACGTTGGACATGGGGTTGAAGATGTAGGCTGTGTTGGCCTGGACACAGGTGGGACCCAAGCCAGCCCATCTAATCCACGTGGAGAGGTGACTGCCTCTGACTTTGATGACTTGTTTTCTTCTCGTGGACGCGTGTTGGACTCAAGAAGTACTTGGGAAGCTAGTAGCGGTGGGAAGAGTATTCAGATGGGATGGAATAATTCTATATCCAACAGTAAAGATGAAAGCAAGTCGGGAATTGATCAGAATTTGtaa
- the LOC122303035 gene encoding receptor-like protein kinase FERONIA: protein MKTFALFVSFLHLLFGHFVAQDSPPPHIAPDYILLDCGSSSTNSASPDGRNWEGDSHSKFSPHNTQTTSTASTPTEQIPSAAQVPYMSARIFPNNFTYSFPVSSGLKFVRLYFYPATYAAVEKSKSFFSVTANDFTLLRNFSAFLTMLTLEPPAAVVVKEFIIPVLSTQCLNITFISLNSYAFINGIEVVSIPNNLYMDNTHDTRIKFVGYNTIFYFDGTTALETMYRLNVGGKDVSGVDDTGMFRTWVDDSPYVLIDNFGMTPNDLSNVTIQYTTETPAYTAPEIVYKTFRSMGRNVTANLNSNLTWNFTVDAGFNYLFRLHFCETPQKPAVYKNDRVFQIFINNQTAETDADVIVWSGRQGIPVYKDYVVLTPNGNQRKLDMLLALHPDVVSRPHYQNALLNGVEIFKLNRSDGNFAGVNLDGLVVPTSPEGNEKLTERKKRLPLIIIVIGGVIGVLIATSVICIFIFRRNTRVKDSGSRTSNSRSSWVSFPKVPRSTNSHASSLQSHHCRNFLLVEIRVATRNFDEKLVIGSGGFGSVYKGYIDGGSTTVAIKRLNASSKQGVREFWTEIELLSQLRHVNLVPLIGYCEDQGEMILVYEFMARGALREHLYKTKNLPLPWKRRLQICIGAARGLEYLHSSAKNTIIHRDVKSTNILLDEKWVAKVSDFGMSRLGPTCTLQSHVSTVVRGSFGYVDPEYYRRQKLTVKSDVYSFGVVLLEIICGRPAVVRGLPKDQVSLAEWGRKFYRSGTLSEIVDPNVKAEIAPACLKKFGEIVDRCLRCQGEERPNMSDVLWGLEFALQLQEYKDNADKEINELNMGSRIGVVEGCARTSASDPGGEISTADEDDLFSASGPHVSDNA, encoded by the coding sequence ATGAAAACGTTCGCCCTCTTCGTCTCCTTCCTCCATCTCCTTTTTGGCCACTTCGTCGCTCAGGACAGCCCGCCACCACATATTGCTCCCGACTATATTCTCCTCGACTGTGGCTCCTCCTCCACCAACTCAGCCTCACCCGATGGCCGGAACTGGGAGGGCGATTCTCACTCAAAGTTCTCGCCCCACAATACTCAAACTACCTCCACTGCATCCACACCCACGGAACAAATCCCTTCTGCTGCCCAAGTTCCCTACATGAGCGCACGAATCTTTCCCAACAACTTTACTTACTCCTTCCCTGTCTCTTCTGGCCTTAAGTTCGTTCGTCTCTACTTCTACCCCGCCACGTACGCCGCCGTCGAGAAATCCAAGTCCTTCTTCTCAGTCACCGCCAATGATTTCACTCTCTTGAGAAACTTCAGTGCCTTCCTTACCATGTTGACGCTGGAACCTCCCGCAGCTGTCGTTGTCAAAGAATTCATTATCCCCGTGTTGAGCACCCAGTGTCTCAACATAACGTTTATATCGCTTAACTCCTACGCCTTCATTAATGGCATAGAGGTCGTTTCTATTccaaataatctatatatggaCAATACCCATGATACTAGAATCAAGTTTGTAGGTTACAACACAATTTTCTATTTCGATGGCACCACCGCTCTGGAGACCATGTATAGGCTAAACGTTGGGGGAAAGGATGTCTCGGGCGTCGACGATACAGGAATGTTCCGGACATGGGTTGACGACTCGCCGTATGTACTGATTGACAATTTCGGGATGACTCCTAACGACCTGAGTAATGTCACCATACAGTATACGACGGAGACACCGGCCTACACTGCGCCGGAGATTGTGTACAAAACTTTTCGTTCAATGGGTAGAAATGTCACGGCCAACTTGAATTCCAACCTCACGTGGAACTTCACGGTGGACGCTGGGTTTAACTATCTCTTTAGGCTTCATTTCTGCGAAACACCACAGAAGCCGGCCGTGTATAAGAACGACcgtgtttttcaaatattcataAATAATCAAACGGCGGAGACAGATGCAGATGTGATAGTATGGAGCGGCAGGCAAGGAATTCCAGTGTACAAAGATTATGTTGTTTTGACCCCTAATGGAAACCAACGCAAACTAGATATGTTGTTGGCGCTACATCCTGATGTGGTTTCGAGACCACATTACCAGAATGCATTGTTGAACGGTGTGGAAATATTTAAGTTGAACCGATCGGACGGTAATTTTGCTGGGGTCAACCTGGACGGATTGGTGGTTCCCACATCCCCTGAAGGAAACGAAAAATTaacggaaaggaaaaaaaggttgCCATTGATAATCATTGTTATCGGAGGTGTTATTGGAGTCTTAATAGCTACTTCCGTTATTTGCATCTTCATTTTCCGGAGAAATACTAGGGTCAAGGACTCTGGTTCTCGTACCAGCAACTCCAGGTCCTCGTGGGTCTCATTCCCCAAGGTACCTCGTTCCACAAATTCCCACGCTTCATCATTACAGTCGCACCATTGCCGTAACTTCTTGCTCGTTGAAATCAGAGTGGCCACGCGCAATTTCGACGAAAAGTTAGTCATCGGATCGGGAGGATTTGGTAGCGTATACAAAGGATATATTGACGGGGGCTCCACCACAGTTGCTATTAAACGGTTGAACGCATCTTCGAAGCAAGGGGTCCGCGAGTTCTGGACCGAGATCGAGCTGCTCTCCCAGCTCCGTCACGTCAATCTCGTGCCGTTGATCGGATATTGCGAAGACCAAGGTGAGATGATCCTCGTCTACGAGTTCATGGCCCGTGGGGCTCTCCGCGAGCATCTCTACAAAACAAAGAACCTACCTCTTCCATGGAAGCGGCGCCTCCAGATTTGCATAGGTGCCGCCCGCGGGCTGGAATATCTTCACAGTAGTGCGAAGAACACGATCATACACCGTGACGTGAAGTCAACAAACATCTTGTTAGACGAGAAATGGGTGGCCAAGGTTTCGGATTTCGGAATGTCCAGATTGGGTCCCACTTGTACTCTTCAAAGCCACGTAAGCACAGTGGTGAGGGGTAGTTTCGGGTACGTGGACCCAGAATATTACCGACGGCAGAAACTGACCGTGAAGTCTGATGTGTACTCGTTTGGTGTGGTGTTACTCGAGATCATATGTGGTCGGCCAGCTGTGGTCCGAGGTCTACCGAAGGACCAAGTCAGCCTTGCGGAGTGGGGACGAAAATTCTATCGAAGTGGGACCCTCAGCGAAATCGTGGACCCAAATGTGAAGGCCGAGATCGCACCCGCGTGTTTGAAAAAGTTTGGAGAGATTGTGGACCGTTGCTTGCGCTGTCAAGGAGAAGAACGGCCCAATATGAGCGACGTGTTGTGGGGTCTTGAGTTCGCATTGCAGCTCCAAGAGTACAAAGACAATGCCGACAAGGAAATCAACGAGTTGAACATGGGCAGCCGAATTGGGGTTGTTGAGGGCTGTGCCCGGACCAGCGCCTCTGATCCAGGTGGCGAGATATCTACCGCTGATGAGGACGATCTTTTCTCTGCTTCTGGTCCGCATGTATCAGACAATGCGTAG